The Longimicrobium terrae genome includes a region encoding these proteins:
- a CDS encoding peptide MFS transporter, translated as MSKHPSAQYAGGGTAAGDPLRGHASQDTRFFGHPLGLSTLFFTELWERFSYYGIRPLLVLFMTAAVTTGGFALPREQASAIVGIYAASVYLASLPGGWVADRLLGLRRAIFWGGVLIALGHLSIGFSAFLGRGAFFVGLILIVLGTGLLKPNISAIVGDLYPEGGARRDAGFSIFYMGINIGALVAPLITGFLGEDQERFGWHYGFGAAGVGMVIGLIYYSLTAQKTLGNIGTEPTRHPDPAVDARQRRNMTIGLGIFLGILALVVVMGMSGMLNFNPVTVAENMSYVMLTMAVVYFAYLFLAGGLTRDEMKRVAVIIVLFVFAVIFWAAFEQAPTSLTLFAADFTDRTIGGWEMPVTWLQAANSFFVIALAPVFAAIWVGLARRRGDLSSPAKFTLGLVFAAMGFGLMILAANTVLAGGPGTKVAVWWLIGSYFLQTVGELCLSPVGLSSMTKLAPRKFSGQMMGVWFMAAALGNLIAGIVGGHVNPENPQDMPALFTRTTLSLLIAAAVLAALIIPIRRMMREVPANETVR; from the coding sequence ATGAGCAAGCATCCCTCGGCGCAGTACGCGGGCGGAGGAACCGCCGCCGGCGACCCGCTGCGCGGCCACGCGTCGCAAGACACCCGTTTCTTCGGGCATCCGCTCGGTCTCTCGACGCTGTTCTTTACCGAACTGTGGGAGCGCTTCTCATACTACGGCATCCGGCCGCTGCTGGTGCTGTTCATGACCGCGGCGGTGACCACGGGCGGGTTTGCGCTCCCGCGCGAGCAGGCATCGGCTATCGTGGGCATCTACGCGGCCAGCGTGTACCTGGCGTCGCTCCCCGGCGGATGGGTGGCGGACCGGCTGCTGGGGCTTCGGCGGGCAATCTTCTGGGGCGGCGTGCTGATCGCGCTGGGCCACCTGTCCATCGGCTTTTCGGCGTTTCTGGGCCGGGGCGCCTTCTTCGTGGGGCTGATTCTGATCGTGCTGGGCACCGGGCTGCTCAAGCCGAACATCTCCGCCATCGTGGGCGACCTGTACCCCGAGGGCGGCGCGCGGCGTGACGCGGGCTTCAGCATCTTCTACATGGGCATCAACATCGGCGCGCTGGTGGCGCCGCTCATCACCGGCTTTCTGGGCGAGGACCAGGAGCGCTTCGGCTGGCACTACGGCTTTGGCGCGGCGGGCGTGGGGATGGTCATCGGCCTGATCTACTATTCGCTCACGGCGCAGAAGACGCTGGGCAACATCGGCACCGAGCCCACGCGGCACCCGGATCCCGCCGTGGATGCGCGCCAGCGCCGCAACATGACCATCGGGCTGGGGATCTTTCTGGGCATCCTGGCGCTGGTGGTGGTGATGGGGATGTCGGGGATGCTGAACTTCAACCCCGTGACCGTCGCCGAGAACATGAGCTACGTGATGCTCACGATGGCGGTGGTGTACTTTGCGTACCTGTTCCTGGCGGGCGGGCTTACGCGCGACGAGATGAAGCGGGTGGCGGTGATCATCGTGCTCTTCGTCTTCGCCGTGATCTTCTGGGCGGCGTTCGAGCAGGCGCCCACCTCGCTGACGCTGTTCGCGGCGGACTTCACCGACCGCACCATCGGCGGGTGGGAGATGCCGGTGACGTGGCTGCAGGCCGCCAACTCGTTCTTCGTGATCGCGCTGGCGCCGGTGTTCGCCGCGATCTGGGTGGGGCTGGCGCGGCGCCGCGGCGACCTGAGCAGCCCGGCCAAGTTCACGCTGGGCCTGGTGTTCGCGGCCATGGGCTTCGGCCTGATGATTCTGGCGGCCAACACCGTGCTCGCGGGCGGCCCCGGCACCAAGGTGGCGGTGTGGTGGCTGATCGGCAGCTACTTCCTGCAGACGGTGGGCGAGCTGTGCCTGAGCCCGGTGGGGCTTTCGTCGATGACGAAGCTGGCGCCGCGCAAGTTTTCCGGGCAGATGATGGGCGTGTGGTTCATGGCCGCCGCGCTGGGCAACCTGATCGCGGGGATCGTGGGCGGGCACGTGAACCCCGAGAACCCGCAGGACATGCCGGCGCTGTTCACGCGGACCACGCTTTCGCTGCTGATCGCGGCCGCGGTGCTGGCGGCGCTGATCATCCCCATCCGGCGGATGATGCGCGAGGTTCCGGCGAACGAGACGGTCCGATAA
- a CDS encoding inositol monophosphatase family protein, whose protein sequence is MTAPNPPSPFAAELAAALHAAAGAAELILARGGAANVRHKGRADLVTEVDEAAERLITERLLAAFPADRVVGEEFSSSQIHSGRRWYVDPVDGTTNFVHGHPFVCVSIALWDDDGPAAAVIHAPLLGEVYHAVRGGGAFRNGEPIGVSAVDAPSGALLATGFPFKAGKGDLDAYMRLVADAIRATHDIRRDGSAALDLAMVASGRVDGYFEIGLAPWDCAAGMLLVTEAGGRVSGWPGDEGLPLHTGRVLATNGRIHDWLAELTGAHVGGL, encoded by the coding sequence GTGACCGCACCGAATCCGCCCTCCCCTTTCGCCGCGGAGCTCGCGGCGGCGCTCCATGCCGCCGCCGGCGCCGCGGAGCTGATCCTTGCCCGGGGGGGCGCCGCCAACGTGCGCCACAAGGGCCGCGCCGACCTCGTCACCGAGGTGGACGAGGCTGCCGAGCGCCTGATCACGGAGCGCCTTCTGGCCGCGTTCCCCGCGGACCGCGTGGTGGGCGAGGAATTCTCATCGTCGCAGATCCATTCGGGCCGCCGCTGGTACGTGGACCCGGTGGATGGCACCACCAACTTCGTTCACGGCCACCCGTTCGTCTGCGTCAGCATCGCGCTCTGGGATGATGACGGGCCCGCCGCCGCCGTCATCCACGCGCCGCTGCTGGGCGAGGTGTACCACGCGGTGCGCGGCGGCGGCGCGTTCCGGAACGGCGAGCCGATCGGCGTTTCCGCCGTGGATGCGCCGTCCGGCGCGCTGCTGGCGACCGGCTTTCCCTTCAAGGCGGGCAAGGGCGACCTGGACGCCTACATGCGGCTGGTGGCCGACGCCATCCGCGCCACGCACGACATCCGCCGCGACGGCAGCGCCGCGCTGGACCTGGCGATGGTCGCGTCCGGGCGCGTGGACGGGTACTTCGAGATCGGCCTGGCGCCGTGGGACTGCGCGGCGGGGATGCTTCTGGTCACCGAGGCGGGCGGGCGCGTGTCCGGCTGGCCCGGCGACGAGGGGCTGCCGCTGCACACCGGCCGCGTGCTGGCCACCAACGGCCGCATTCACGACTGGCTGGCGGAGTTGACGGGTGCGCACGTGGGCGGCCTGTGA